The proteins below are encoded in one region of Gaiella occulta:
- a CDS encoding ABC transporter permease, which yields MSFVSDVLAATLRNATPLVYGTVGETYCERAGILNLGIEGTMYAGAFFGFLAAQTSGSLVVGLVTAIAVGLGSGVLMGVLTVTFGTNQHVAGLGTTLFLIGAADFANRLQFRGSQAQATIKPFGIVDVFGVDVLSQYAMTYVAFLVIVPLAWWVLMRTTLGLNIRAVGENPEAADAAGVSVARTRYLALMIGGALMGVGGAFFTLAALGSFTLNIIAGRGWVCIALVIFGRWRIGRGVVGALLFAFVYALQLRLRLIPSLAGVPFELLLALPYVVVIAALVLSGRNVAYPGAYLKPYRRA from the coding sequence GTGAGCTTCGTCTCCGATGTCCTTGCGGCAACCCTGCGCAACGCGACCCCGCTCGTCTACGGCACGGTCGGCGAGACGTACTGCGAGCGGGCGGGGATCCTTAACCTCGGCATCGAGGGGACGATGTACGCCGGGGCGTTCTTCGGCTTCCTCGCAGCACAGACCTCGGGCTCGCTCGTCGTCGGCCTCGTCACCGCGATCGCCGTCGGGCTCGGGTCGGGCGTCCTCATGGGCGTGCTGACCGTCACGTTCGGGACGAACCAGCACGTCGCGGGCCTCGGCACGACACTCTTCCTGATCGGCGCCGCGGACTTCGCCAACCGTCTCCAGTTCCGTGGCAGCCAGGCGCAGGCGACGATCAAGCCGTTCGGCATCGTGGACGTGTTCGGCGTCGACGTGCTCTCGCAGTACGCGATGACGTATGTCGCCTTCCTTGTGATCGTGCCGCTCGCCTGGTGGGTGCTGATGCGGACGACCCTCGGCCTGAACATCCGCGCCGTCGGCGAGAACCCGGAGGCGGCGGACGCAGCGGGGGTCAGCGTCGCTCGTACCCGTTACCTCGCGCTCATGATCGGCGGCGCGTTGATGGGGGTCGGCGGCGCGTTCTTCACGCTGGCCGCCCTCGGCAGCTTCACGCTCAACATCATCGCGGGGCGCGGCTGGGTCTGCATCGCGCTCGTGATCTTCGGCCGCTGGCGCATCGGCCGCGGCGTCGTCGGCGCCCTCCTCTTCGCGTTCGTGTACGCCCTCCAGCTCCGCCTGCGGCTCATCCCCTCCCTTGCCGGCGTACCCTTCGAGTTGCTCCTCGCCCTGCCGTACGTCGTCGTCATCGCGGCCCTCGTCCTCTCCGGCCGCAACGTGGCGTACCCGGGCGCCTATCTGAAGCCGTACCGACGGGCGTGA
- a CDS encoding nucleoside deaminase, protein MNDHEFLETAIEQARIGRAEGGVPVGAALVADGRVLAVGRNRRVQMGSTIRHGETDALERAGRLTAEVYRRATMFTTLSPCDMCTGAILLYGIPRVVIGDDTTFRGPEELLAARGVEVVHLRSAECRELMEGFMAEFPTLWNEDIGV, encoded by the coding sequence ATGAACGACCATGAGTTCCTCGAGACGGCGATCGAGCAGGCCCGGATCGGACGGGCCGAGGGCGGGGTGCCCGTCGGGGCGGCACTCGTGGCCGACGGCCGCGTGCTGGCGGTCGGTCGCAACCGCCGCGTGCAGATGGGCAGCACGATCAGGCACGGCGAAACCGACGCGCTCGAGCGCGCCGGCCGCCTGACCGCGGAGGTCTATCGGCGAGCCACGATGTTCACCACTCTCTCGCCCTGCGACATGTGCACGGGCGCGATCCTGCTCTACGGGATACCGCGCGTCGTCATCGGCGACGACACGACCTTCCGCGGCCCCGAGGAGCTGCTCGCCGCGCGCGGCGTCGAGGTCGTCCACCTTCGGTCCGCGGAGTGCAGAGAGCTGATGGAGGGGTTCATGGCGGAGTTCCCCACGCTCTGGAACGAGGACATCGGCGTGTGA
- the rhaI gene encoding L-rhamnose isomerase — MPEREAAFEFLREQLGDGGVDADGVVAELRRLEIETPSWGYGNSGTRFHVFPWPGAARTVWERIADAALVHRLTGTCPSVAIHIPWDRVDDWTALRGYAEGQGVRLGAVNPNLFQDDVYRLGSVCHPDAAVRRQALDHVLECVEIACRIDSGILSLWLADGTNYPGQDDFRGRYRRLLESLGEVYAALPDGMRLLVEYKFFEPAFYQTDLPDWGTALLVCRRLGPQAQVLVDTGHHPQGTNIEQIVALLLVEGALGGFHFNNRKYADDDLIVGSVEPFELFLILNEIVAARRDSATTATAETIAFMIDQAHNVEGKIDAMIQSVVNIQTAYAKALLVDRLRLDEARRAGDVLGAHRVLLDAYETDVRPLLAHLRAQLGLAPDPVQAFREGGYAERLAAERGAIAYEPR; from the coding sequence GTGCCTGAGCGAGAGGCGGCTTTCGAGTTCCTGCGCGAGCAGCTTGGCGACGGCGGCGTCGACGCCGACGGCGTTGTCGCCGAGCTGCGGCGCCTCGAGATCGAGACGCCCTCATGGGGCTACGGGAACTCGGGCACGCGGTTCCACGTGTTCCCCTGGCCCGGGGCGGCGAGGACAGTGTGGGAGCGGATCGCGGACGCCGCACTCGTTCACCGGCTCACGGGCACGTGCCCGAGCGTCGCGATCCACATCCCGTGGGACCGGGTCGACGACTGGACGGCGCTGCGCGGGTACGCCGAGGGACAGGGAGTCCGCCTCGGTGCCGTCAACCCGAACCTCTTCCAGGACGACGTGTACCGACTCGGGAGTGTCTGCCACCCGGACGCGGCCGTCCGGCGGCAGGCCCTCGACCACGTCCTCGAGTGCGTCGAGATCGCGTGCCGGATCGACTCGGGGATCCTCAGCCTCTGGCTCGCCGACGGCACGAACTACCCAGGCCAGGACGACTTCCGCGGCCGCTACCGCCGCCTGCTCGAGTCGCTCGGCGAGGTCTACGCGGCGCTGCCCGACGGCATGCGCCTGCTCGTCGAGTACAAGTTCTTCGAGCCGGCTTTCTACCAGACCGACCTGCCCGACTGGGGCACGGCGCTGCTCGTTTGCCGGCGACTGGGGCCGCAGGCGCAGGTTCTCGTTGACACCGGTCACCACCCGCAGGGGACGAACATCGAGCAGATCGTCGCGCTCCTCCTCGTGGAGGGGGCGCTCGGCGGGTTCCACTTCAACAACCGCAAGTACGCCGACGACGACCTGATCGTCGGCTCGGTCGAGCCGTTCGAGCTCTTCCTCATCCTCAACGAGATCGTCGCCGCCCGTCGCGACTCGGCGACGACGGCGACGGCTGAGACGATCGCGTTCATGATCGACCAAGCGCACAACGTCGAGGGGAAGATCGACGCGATGATCCAGTCGGTCGTCAACATCCAGACGGCCTACGCAAAGGCCCTCCTCGTCGACCGGCTCCGGCTGGACGAGGCGCGCCGCGCGGGCGACGTGCTCGGCGCGCACCGGGTCCTCCTCGACGCGTACGAGACGGACGTGCGGCCGCTGCTCGCGCACCTGCGCGCGCAGCTCGGTCTCGCGCCCGACCCGGTGCAGGCGTTCCGCGAGGGCGGCTACGCCGAGCGGCTCGCCGCCGAGCGCGGCGCGATCGCCTACGAGCCGCGATGA
- a CDS encoding carbohydrate kinase family protein — MIASLGEAIIDFTPFERDGRLAGFELNPGGSPYNVALAAARLGYPTSFVGRVSTDLFGRILVERLEAEGVDTSLLLTGPEPTTLAFVAYEGGEARYSFRGENAADALLAPGAIATGDLRRFEAVHLGSISLLREPGASTILGLARALAGGMTLSFDPNVRPGLVADWHAYRALLGEIARLAGLVKVSEDDLELWGEEPAALAASGPGAVVVTRGAEGSRLYRPGLSLDVPALPARVVDTVGAGDAFTAGLLVSLGRRGALARPALAALAEEEWRAALIFASAVASLTCERRGASPPTASEVEQRLAVAGRD; from the coding sequence ATGATCGCCTCCCTCGGGGAGGCGATCATCGACTTCACGCCGTTCGAGCGTGACGGGCGCCTGGCGGGCTTCGAGCTCAACCCCGGCGGCTCGCCCTACAACGTCGCCCTCGCGGCCGCGCGGCTCGGCTACCCGACGTCCTTCGTCGGGCGCGTCTCCACCGACCTCTTCGGGCGCATCCTCGTCGAGCGGCTCGAGGCGGAGGGCGTCGACACGAGCCTGCTCCTCACAGGGCCGGAGCCGACGACGCTCGCATTCGTCGCGTACGAGGGCGGCGAGGCGCGCTACAGCTTCCGCGGCGAGAACGCGGCGGACGCGCTGCTCGCGCCGGGCGCGATCGCCACCGGCGACCTCCGCCGCTTCGAGGCCGTCCACCTGGGCTCGATCAGCCTCTTGCGCGAGCCGGGCGCAAGCACGATCCTCGGGCTCGCGCGCGCGCTCGCGGGAGGCATGACGCTCTCCTTCGACCCCAACGTCCGGCCGGGCCTCGTCGCCGACTGGCACGCCTACCGCGCGCTGCTCGGCGAGATCGCCCGGCTCGCCGGCCTCGTGAAGGTGAGCGAGGACGATCTCGAGCTCTGGGGCGAGGAGCCGGCGGCGCTGGCGGCATCCGGCCCCGGCGCCGTCGTCGTCACACGAGGCGCGGAGGGGAGCCGGCTCTACCGCCCGGGTCTCTCTCTCGACGTGCCCGCGCTGCCCGCGCGCGTCGTCGATACCGTCGGCGCGGGGGACGCCTTCACCGCCGGGCTGCTCGTCTCGCTCGGCCGGCGGGGCGCGCTGGCGCGGCCGGCGCTCGCCGCGCTCGCCGAGGAAGAGTGGCGCGCGGCGCTGATCTTCGCGTCGGCGGTGGCCTCGCTCACCTGCGAGCGGCGCGGCGCGAGTCCGCCGACGGCCTCGGAGGTCGAGCAGCGGCTCGCCGTCGCCGGGCGGGACTAG
- a CDS encoding sugar phosphate isomerase/epimerase family protein, giving the protein MAATGLRYAVHAYAWTSSWSNADLPIIDHVRELGLDAVEIPLMEPDKVDPAAIAARAQACGLEVLTSLALPEHADPSSEDKDVRRRGLELLTRCIDLTANMGASVFTGVVYSAIGRRIDRRVEEADYERAAEVLKAAARHAQGRSVTIGLEPINRYETFLVNTAAQARRLLELIDEPNVGIHLDAYHMNIEEEDFYETTLSVVPHLVHFHLSESHRGIPGRGTVDWDAIMRALADGGYAGFVGLESFVDIAEAMRAATYVWRQLAPDSDTLVSEGLAYLKGLEAKYAA; this is encoded by the coding sequence ATGGCCGCGACCGGGCTCCGCTACGCCGTCCACGCCTACGCGTGGACCTCGAGCTGGTCGAACGCCGACCTTCCGATCATCGACCACGTCAGGGAGCTCGGGCTCGACGCCGTCGAGATTCCGCTCATGGAGCCGGACAAGGTCGACCCCGCGGCGATCGCGGCGCGGGCGCAGGCGTGCGGGCTCGAGGTGCTCACATCGCTGGCTCTGCCGGAGCACGCCGATCCGTCGAGCGAGGACAAGGACGTCCGGCGCCGCGGCCTCGAGCTCCTCACGCGCTGCATCGACCTGACGGCGAACATGGGCGCGTCGGTCTTCACGGGCGTCGTCTACTCGGCGATCGGCAGGCGCATCGACCGGCGCGTCGAGGAGGCCGACTACGAGCGCGCCGCCGAGGTGCTGAAGGCGGCGGCTCGCCACGCGCAGGGGCGCAGCGTCACGATCGGGCTCGAGCCGATCAACCGGTACGAGACGTTCCTCGTCAACACGGCCGCGCAGGCGCGCCGACTGCTGGAGCTGATCGACGAGCCGAACGTCGGCATCCACCTCGACGCCTACCACATGAACATCGAGGAGGAGGACTTCTACGAGACGACGCTGTCGGTCGTCCCGCACCTCGTCCACTTCCACCTGAGCGAGAGCCACCGCGGCATCCCCGGCCGCGGCACGGTCGACTGGGACGCGATCATGCGCGCGCTCGCCGACGGAGGCTACGCCGGCTTCGTCGGCCTCGAGTCCTTCGTCGACATCGCCGAGGCGATGCGGGCGGCGACGTACGTCTGGCGTCAGCTCGCGCCCGACAGCGACACGCTCGTCTCCGAGGGCCTCGCCTACCTCAAGGGCCTCGAGGCGAAGTACGCAGCCTAG
- a CDS encoding DeoR/GlpR family DNA-binding transcription regulator, translating to MQLVLELLETRGGIRVSELAEEFSVSEVTVRSDLAELARQGLVARVRGGVRALQRPQSELGFDMRLRLQPVEKRAIARAAAAMVGDGEAIALDCSTTAYYTALELKGKKELVVVTNGLLIAAALAEAPGISVILTGGMLRRAAMSLVGDLATDVLRTTRINMGFFGARGLSFERGLMDLNPEEVRLKQELASACERVIGIFDHTKWSRSALLSFVPAEGVHAIVTDADAPADLVEGWRDRGVDVVAVEPGAGREAGPGEPRGLHRRAPDAPAHPAEARTA from the coding sequence ATGCAGCTCGTCCTCGAGCTCCTCGAGACCCGGGGCGGGATCCGTGTCTCCGAGCTTGCGGAAGAGTTTTCGGTTTCCGAGGTCACGGTGCGCAGCGACCTCGCCGAGCTCGCTCGCCAGGGCCTGGTCGCGCGCGTGCGCGGCGGCGTCCGGGCGCTCCAGCGCCCCCAGTCGGAGCTCGGCTTCGACATGCGGCTGCGCCTGCAGCCGGTCGAAAAGCGGGCGATCGCCAGGGCCGCGGCCGCTATGGTCGGCGACGGCGAGGCGATCGCACTCGACTGCAGTACGACCGCCTACTACACCGCGCTCGAGCTGAAGGGGAAGAAGGAGCTCGTCGTCGTCACGAACGGCCTCCTGATCGCGGCCGCGCTCGCCGAGGCGCCGGGCATCAGCGTCATCCTGACCGGCGGGATGCTGCGGCGGGCGGCGATGTCGCTCGTCGGCGACCTCGCCACCGACGTCCTGCGGACGACGCGCATCAACATGGGCTTCTTCGGCGCACGCGGTCTCAGCTTCGAGCGGGGGCTGATGGACCTGAACCCGGAGGAGGTGCGGCTAAAGCAGGAGCTGGCGAGCGCGTGCGAGCGCGTGATCGGGATCTTCGACCACACGAAGTGGTCCCGCTCGGCACTGCTCTCGTTCGTGCCGGCGGAGGGCGTCCACGCGATCGTCACCGATGCGGACGCCCCTGCCGACCTCGTCGAGGGCTGGCGCGACCGCGGCGTGGACGTGGTCGCGGTCGAACCGGGCGCGGGCCGGGAGGCCGGCCCCGGAGAGCCGCGCGGGCTCCACCGGCGCGCCCCGGACGCGCCCGCGCACCCGGCGGAGGCGAGGACCGCCTGA
- a CDS encoding rhamnulokinase, whose translation MATMVSVDVGAQSGRVALGRFDGETLSVAEIHRFPNVPVCVHGTLHWDALRLHDGILQGLRAAAREAGGRIDSVGVDTWGLDFALLDRAGRLVQNPVHHRDRRTDGAMEEVFARVPAQELYERTGIQLMSINSVFQLWSMAAAGDPALEVAETFLMMPDLFHYWLSGVKACEFTAATTSQCFDPRKGVWALDVLERLGVSSRLFPEVVPPGTVLGPVRDEVVEETRLQGAVVVAPASHDTGSAVAAVPFRHPGSAYISSGTWSLVGVEVAAPVIDDRTFSANLTNEGGVGGTFRLLRNVTGLWLLHECRRAWALEGREWEFAELVAMAEQAPPPRSFIDPNEPAFLPPGDMPARIREFCVRTGQEAPAEPAVVVRCVLESLALKYRQTIGLLDAATGVAPAEIHVVGGGAMNRPLCQWTADATGLPVIAGPVEAAEIGNLAVQAMALGELASLDEAREVVRNSFSPAVYEPHDRGPWEDAYGRFDALVQAPATRPEPLVGGRGVIEPAQR comes from the coding sequence ATGGCGACGATGGTCTCCGTCGACGTCGGCGCGCAGAGCGGGCGCGTCGCCCTCGGCCGCTTCGACGGCGAGACGCTCTCGGTCGCCGAGATCCACCGCTTCCCGAACGTCCCGGTGTGCGTGCACGGCACGCTCCACTGGGACGCGCTCCGCCTCCACGACGGGATCCTCCAGGGGCTCCGCGCGGCCGCGCGCGAGGCGGGCGGCCGGATCGACTCCGTCGGCGTCGACACGTGGGGGCTCGACTTCGCGCTCCTCGACCGCGCCGGCCGGCTCGTGCAGAACCCCGTGCACCACCGCGACCGCCGCACCGACGGCGCGATGGAGGAGGTGTTCGCGCGCGTCCCGGCGCAGGAGCTCTACGAGCGGACCGGCATCCAGCTGATGTCGATCAACAGCGTCTTCCAGCTCTGGTCGATGGCCGCCGCCGGCGATCCGGCGCTCGAGGTCGCGGAGACCTTCCTGATGATGCCCGACCTCTTCCACTACTGGCTGAGCGGCGTCAAGGCATGCGAGTTCACCGCCGCGACGACGAGCCAGTGCTTCGACCCGCGGAAGGGGGTGTGGGCGCTCGACGTGCTCGAGCGGCTCGGGGTCTCCTCGCGGCTGTTCCCGGAGGTCGTCCCGCCCGGAACCGTCCTCGGCCCGGTGCGCGACGAGGTGGTCGAGGAGACGCGGCTCCAGGGTGCCGTCGTCGTCGCCCCGGCGAGCCACGACACCGGCTCCGCCGTCGCCGCGGTTCCGTTCCGGCACCCGGGCTCCGCCTACATCAGCTCGGGCACCTGGTCGCTCGTCGGCGTCGAGGTCGCCGCCCCGGTGATCGACGACCGCACCTTCTCGGCGAACCTGACGAACGAGGGCGGCGTCGGCGGCACGTTCCGGCTGCTCAGGAACGTCACCGGACTCTGGCTCCTGCACGAATGCCGGCGCGCCTGGGCGCTCGAGGGGCGGGAGTGGGAGTTCGCCGAGCTCGTCGCGATGGCCGAGCAGGCACCGCCGCCGCGCTCCTTCATCGACCCGAACGAGCCCGCCTTTCTGCCGCCGGGCGACATGCCCGCGCGGATCCGCGAGTTCTGCGTCCGCACCGGGCAGGAGGCGCCGGCGGAGCCGGCGGTCGTCGTCCGCTGCGTCCTCGAGAGCCTCGCGCTCAAGTACCGCCAGACGATCGGCCTGCTCGATGCGGCCACCGGCGTCGCGCCTGCCGAGATCCACGTCGTCGGCGGCGGCGCCATGAACCGGCCGCTCTGCCAGTGGACGGCCGACGCGACCGGCCTCCCGGTCATCGCAGGGCCGGTGGAGGCGGCGGAGATCGGCAACCTCGCCGTGCAGGCGATGGCGCTCGGTGAGCTCGCCTCGCTCGATGAGGCCCGTGAGGTCGTCCGCAACTCGTTCTCGCCCGCGGTCTACGAGCCGCACGACCGCGGCCCGTGGGAGGACGCGTACGGGCGTTTCGACGCTCTTGTCCAGGCTCCGGCGACTCGGCCGGAGCCGCTCGTCGGTGGGAGGGGGGTGATCGAACCGGCGCAACGGTAG
- a CDS encoding autoinducer 2 ABC transporter substrate-binding protein, with the protein MAAIVLALAATLVAVALPGGSSGAAQKRYKIAFVPKLIGIPYFNAMQKGGQAAAKKLGVDFIYQGPTTADSAKQIEIIDSLISRRVDAIAVAPNDAVAVKPILARAKAAGIKTLSSDTDAAGNREVWVNQASGEGIGVAVSEALASQMGGKGKWAIVSCGPTAQNLNSWIAVQKRYIAKKYPKMKLVTVVYAGEDQAQAVKLAKDLMTANPDLSGLVGQCSVSAPGVAQAITEMKKIGKVFSTGISTPTVMAPYIKSGAQAKVVLWNPVNLGYLTVWAAKYLADGKTFKPGKYNVGGPVGTVTYYSAKQELRLGPPTVFTKANIAKYEGLF; encoded by the coding sequence TTGGCCGCGATCGTGCTGGCGCTCGCCGCGACTCTCGTCGCCGTCGCCCTTCCCGGCGGCAGCAGCGGCGCCGCGCAGAAACGCTACAAGATCGCGTTCGTGCCGAAGCTGATCGGCATTCCGTACTTCAACGCGATGCAGAAGGGCGGCCAGGCGGCCGCGAAGAAGCTCGGCGTCGACTTCATCTACCAGGGCCCGACGACCGCCGACTCGGCGAAGCAGATCGAGATCATCGACTCGCTGATCTCGCGGCGCGTCGACGCGATTGCCGTGGCGCCCAACGACGCGGTCGCCGTCAAGCCGATCCTGGCGCGCGCGAAGGCCGCGGGCATCAAGACGCTCTCGTCCGACACCGACGCGGCCGGCAACCGCGAGGTGTGGGTGAACCAGGCGAGTGGCGAAGGCATCGGCGTCGCCGTCAGCGAGGCGCTCGCGTCGCAGATGGGCGGCAAGGGCAAGTGGGCAATCGTCTCGTGCGGCCCCACGGCCCAGAACCTCAACTCCTGGATCGCGGTGCAGAAGAGGTACATCGCGAAGAAGTACCCGAAGATGAAGCTCGTCACGGTCGTCTACGCCGGTGAGGACCAGGCGCAGGCGGTGAAGCTCGCCAAGGACCTGATGACGGCCAATCCCGACCTCAGTGGCCTCGTCGGCCAGTGCTCGGTCTCCGCGCCGGGCGTCGCGCAGGCGATCACCGAGATGAAGAAGATCGGCAAGGTCTTCTCGACCGGCATCAGCACGCCGACGGTGATGGCGCCGTACATCAAGAGCGGCGCGCAGGCCAAGGTCGTGCTCTGGAACCCGGTCAACCTCGGCTACTTGACCGTCTGGGCGGCCAAGTACCTGGCTGACGGCAAGACGTTCAAGCCGGGCAAGTACAACGTTGGCGGCCCGGTCGGCACGGTGACGTACTACTCGGCGAAGCAGGAGCTCCGGCTCGGTCCGCCGACCGTGTTCACAAAGGCGAACATCGCCAAGTACGAGGGTCTGTTCTAG